GTCCAGCAAGGCCTGGCGCTGGTCAGAGCCTGCTTCGACACCGATCTCCCGATAGGCGGGAATTTGGCGCCTTTCCTGGGCCTGCGCCTCGGTCGCGAGCATGGGCAGGGCGATTGCCAGGGCGATCATGGAGAATGTGTTGGGCATGTTTGATGTCCTTTGATGGTGTGCGTTAGGTTTGCCGCCGTCCCGGCAGCTGGTGCCTGCTTGCCCGGGCATGCCTGTCCGCAGCCAGGATATCGTCGCGAAATGTCGCTTATTGACGCGAATGGTCCCAAACTGACCGCAACGCCATCAAGCCTTTGGCATCATGATGCCGGACTGCTTTGCGGGGTTTGGCTGTTCATGACGTCGACCTTCGTCGTCGGTGGTGCCTATGACACAGACGAATTTGCCCCGTTGCACCGCATCGCGTTCTGGCTGCTCACAGCCGCCATGGTGGTTTTCCAGCCGGTCATTCTGGAGCGCCTGTTCAGCCGCTTCACACCCGCCACCCTGGTCGGCGCCTGGCTGGCTGCCACGGGCGCTGTCCTCGTGGCGATCCCGGTCGTGGCGATCGAGATACACCTGTTGAAGTCGACCCCATTATTGCCGCGAGCGGCCGACCCGTGGATCCAATTCATACCCTTCATCGGCGCGCCTGTTTTGATCGTTGCAGGATTCGTCCTGTTTCTGCGCTTCTCCTGGGAGCGCAGGCACCTGGACTACAAGACGCAGCTCTCCAGACCTGCCAACAAGCCGGCTTCGGCACGCGGGCCGATCGGACCGGAAACACTCTATGTCCGGTCGCAGGATCACTATCTCGAGATAACCACCGAAGGTGGGCGGCGCTTCATTCGGGGCCGCCTCGCAGACTTGAGCACCGGCAGTGACGTGTTTGGCTTCACACCCCATCGGTCCTGGTGGGTCGCAGATCGGGCGATCGAATCCTGCCGGCGTGACGGTCGTGACCTGCGGCTTGTCCTGAGCGATGGCACGGATGTGCCGGTCAGTCGGTCACGCCGGGAGTTGGTCCGGGCGCGAGGCTTGATCTGAGCCACAGCGCCACAGCATCAAAACCCGACCCGAACGCCAATGCTCACTCCCCGCTCCTCGCCCGGAAAGTAACGGTCTGAGCCGAAAGCGTAGTCGGCGCGCTCGGCGTAGCGGGTGTTGAGCAGGTTTCTAATAGCGCCGAAAATTTCCGCGCCCTCGCGCCATTGATAGCGGGCGCGCAGGTGAAACAGGTCGTGTCCGTCATAGCTGTGCAGATTGCCAGCATCGGTGAAGTAGCGACCCATGTGCGACCATTCCAGCTCGCCACTGAAGCGCGCGGTGGGTTGCCATCGGGCACGCACATTCCACAACCATTCCGGGGCGGTGTCGATCTCGGCTCCCGCGCGGATGGTCTCGCTGGCAGTGCTGACCGGCCGGTCGAAATCATAGAGGTGACGGGCCCAGCTGCCGGCCAGGTTGAATGTCAGCGTCGATGAAGCCAGCCAGTCCAGCGCCAGTTCCAGCCCGTGATGCCGGGTCTGGCCACCCGTCACATTGAAGCCGTCGGCATCGCGGAAAAAAACATTGTGCTTTTTCATGGCAAAAGCGGTCACGGACCAGTCGAAGCGCGCGCCGCCGCGCCGGTATCCAATCTCGAAACTGTCCAGTGTTTCCGGCTCGATGCCGTCAATCACCTGACCTGGCTGCAGCCGGTAGAGCTCGGCGGTCTGCGGCGCCCGGGCCCCGCGTGCGAGGCGGGTCACGACATGGCTCGAGGTATTGATCTGCCAGCTGGCACCGACATGAGGCAGGACGAGATCATAGCCGTCGCTTCGGTCGGCGACGCGCAGATAGCGCCCAATGGCGTTGTCGGCGAGCCGGTTATCATAGTCATATTGCACCCGCTCGAGCCGCAATCCGGCTTGCAGGCGCAAGGCATCGGACGCGTCCCAATACCCCTGCCCGTAGACCGCCGTCAGCGTGCTATCCACGGTGTAGTCATAATGTT
The window above is part of the Maricaulis maris MCS10 genome. Proteins encoded here:
- a CDS encoding LytTR family DNA-binding domain-containing protein, with product MSLIDANGPKLTATPSSLWHHDAGLLCGVWLFMTSTFVVGGAYDTDEFAPLHRIAFWLLTAAMVVFQPVILERLFSRFTPATLVGAWLAATGAVLVAIPVVAIEIHLLKSTPLLPRAADPWIQFIPFIGAPVLIVAGFVLFLRFSWERRHLDYKTQLSRPANKPASARGPIGPETLYVRSQDHYLEITTEGGRRFIRGRLADLSTGSDVFGFTPHRSWWVADRAIESCRRDGRDLRLVLSDGTDVPVSRSRRELVRARGLI